A window of Amycolatopsis australiensis contains these coding sequences:
- a CDS encoding aminobutyraldehyde dehydrogenase: MTRTLDLTDPATGEVSGTSPVAGQSDVDAAVAAAARAFTGWRRSTPAQRQLALLKIADALEARAGEFADLEVRETGKIRSVVVDEEIPECVSALRFFAGAARQLEGTAAGEYTAGHTSVIRREPVGVCAQIAPWNYPLMMAVWKIAPALAAGNTVVLKPAETTPSTAVRLAEVAAEFLPDGAFTVLCGDRDTGRALVRHPRVDLVSITGSTRAGIDVATVAAADLKRTHLELGGNAPLLVFPDVDLASTAEGIVDAAFYNAGQDCTAGSRVLVHESIHDEFVAELTKVAAARTPGADFGPLNSAAQLARVEGLISRLPSHARIETGGTRFGSRGFFFAPTVVSGLRQDDEIVQEEIFGPVITVQSFPDEPAGVALANGVPYGLASSVWTRDLAVAARVSAELDFGCVWVNTHGPLVAEMPHGGFGHSGHGKDLSAYAFAEYTRVKHVMTRFA, from the coding sequence ATGACCCGCACGCTCGACCTGACCGACCCGGCGACCGGCGAGGTCTCCGGCACCAGCCCGGTCGCCGGCCAGTCCGATGTGGACGCCGCCGTCGCGGCCGCCGCGCGGGCGTTCACAGGCTGGCGTCGCAGCACTCCGGCGCAGCGGCAGCTGGCGCTGCTGAAGATCGCCGACGCGCTCGAAGCCCGGGCCGGCGAGTTCGCCGACCTGGAAGTGCGCGAGACCGGCAAGATCCGGTCCGTCGTGGTCGACGAGGAGATCCCGGAGTGCGTGAGCGCGCTGCGGTTCTTCGCCGGGGCCGCGCGGCAGCTCGAAGGCACCGCGGCCGGGGAGTACACGGCGGGCCACACGTCGGTGATCCGCCGCGAGCCGGTGGGTGTCTGCGCGCAGATCGCGCCGTGGAACTACCCGCTGATGATGGCCGTGTGGAAGATCGCGCCGGCGCTGGCGGCGGGCAACACCGTCGTGCTGAAGCCGGCCGAGACGACCCCGTCGACCGCGGTGCGGCTGGCCGAGGTCGCGGCGGAATTCCTGCCCGACGGCGCGTTCACCGTCCTGTGCGGCGACCGCGACACGGGCCGGGCGCTGGTCCGGCATCCGCGCGTCGACCTGGTCTCGATCACCGGCTCGACGCGGGCGGGCATCGACGTCGCCACCGTGGCCGCCGCCGACCTCAAGCGCACCCACCTGGAGCTGGGCGGCAACGCGCCGCTGCTGGTGTTCCCGGACGTCGACCTCGCTTCGACGGCCGAAGGCATCGTGGACGCGGCGTTCTACAACGCGGGCCAGGACTGCACCGCGGGCAGCCGGGTGCTGGTGCACGAGTCGATCCACGACGAGTTCGTCGCGGAGCTGACGAAGGTCGCCGCGGCGCGGACACCCGGTGCCGACTTCGGGCCGCTGAACAGCGCGGCGCAGCTGGCGCGCGTCGAGGGCCTGATCTCGCGGCTGCCGTCGCACGCGCGGATCGAGACCGGCGGCACGCGGTTCGGTTCGCGCGGGTTCTTCTTCGCCCCCACCGTGGTTTCCGGGCTGCGTCAGGACGACGAGATCGTCCAGGAGGAGATCTTCGGGCCGGTGATCACGGTCCAGTCCTTTCCGGACGAACCCGCGGGCGTGGCGCTGGCCAACGGCGTCCCGTATGGACTGGCGTCGTCGGTGTGGACGCGGGACCTCGCGGTCGCCGCGCGGGTTTCGGCCGAACTGGACTTCGGCTGCGTGTGGGTGAACACGCACGGGCCGCTGGTCGCCGAGATGCCGCACGGTGGGTTCGGCCACTCGGGCCACGGCAAGGATCTCTCGGCGTACGCCTTCGCCGAGTACACCCGGGTCAAGCACGTGATGACGAGGTTCGCATGA
- a CDS encoding purine-cytosine permease family protein yields the protein MSARVTEVERHGIAPIPPEEQTSRPRDLFRMAFGGANTFATIILGTLPIAYGLSFRDAASATALGVVVGGLVLAPMALFGPRTRTNNAVSSGAHFGVVGRCVGSFLSLLTAITFFAISVWVSGDAVAGAAQRLFGFDGGAVLRGGAYGVIAIATLVVCLYGYRFMLLVNRIAVVLGTAIMLLGVVAYGGTFDPGYAGTGTYALGTFWPTFILAALTALANPISFGAFLGDWSRYIPARHRKRSLLAAPLLAQVATLLPFGFGIATATLVADPADYITGLTAMSPLWYAIPLIVVALIGGLSTGTTSLYGTGLDFSSIFPRLSRVRATLLIGTLSVVFIFVGNFVLDMVSSINAFATLIVLCTSPWMVIMMIGFVQRRGFYDVADLQVFNEGRRGGRYWFTRGVNWRAMAAWIPATTLGLLCANTPMIAGPWHDVAGGVDISLLVTLVTAAVAYPVLVKLFPEPPEVFAPAPTPIRDAVPAEA from the coding sequence ATGAGCGCGCGCGTGACGGAGGTCGAGCGGCACGGCATCGCGCCGATCCCGCCGGAGGAGCAGACGTCCCGCCCGCGCGACCTGTTCCGGATGGCGTTCGGCGGGGCGAACACGTTCGCCACGATCATCCTGGGCACGCTGCCGATCGCGTACGGGCTGAGCTTCCGCGACGCGGCTTCGGCCACGGCGCTCGGCGTGGTCGTGGGCGGGCTGGTGCTGGCGCCGATGGCGTTGTTCGGCCCGCGGACCCGGACGAACAACGCCGTGTCGTCCGGCGCGCACTTCGGCGTGGTCGGCCGGTGCGTCGGGTCGTTCCTGTCGTTGCTGACGGCGATCACGTTCTTCGCGATCTCGGTCTGGGTCAGCGGCGACGCCGTGGCCGGCGCGGCCCAGCGGCTGTTCGGCTTCGACGGCGGCGCGGTGCTGCGCGGCGGCGCGTACGGCGTCATCGCGATCGCGACGCTGGTGGTGTGCCTCTACGGCTACCGGTTCATGCTGCTGGTGAACCGGATCGCGGTGGTGCTCGGCACGGCGATCATGCTGCTGGGCGTCGTGGCCTACGGCGGCACGTTCGACCCGGGCTACGCGGGGACGGGAACGTACGCGCTGGGAACGTTCTGGCCGACGTTCATCCTGGCGGCGCTGACGGCACTGGCCAACCCGATCTCGTTCGGCGCGTTCCTCGGCGACTGGTCACGGTACATCCCGGCGCGCCACCGCAAGCGCTCGCTGCTGGCGGCGCCGCTGCTGGCCCAGGTGGCGACGCTGCTGCCGTTCGGCTTCGGCATCGCGACGGCGACGCTGGTGGCGGACCCGGCGGACTACATCACGGGCCTGACGGCGATGTCCCCGCTGTGGTACGCGATCCCGCTGATCGTGGTGGCGCTGATCGGCGGCCTGTCGACGGGCACGACATCGCTCTACGGGACGGGACTGGACTTCAGCTCGATCTTCCCGCGCCTGTCCCGGGTGCGGGCGACTCTGCTGATCGGGACGTTGAGCGTGGTGTTCATCTTCGTGGGCAATTTCGTGCTGGACATGGTGTCGAGCATCAACGCGTTCGCCACGCTGATCGTGCTGTGCACGTCACCGTGGATGGTGATCATGATGATCGGGTTCGTCCAGCGACGCGGCTTCTACGACGTGGCGGACCTGCAGGTGTTCAACGAGGGCCGCCGAGGCGGCCGGTACTGGTTCACCCGCGGAGTGAACTGGCGGGCCATGGCGGCCTGGATCCCGGCGACGACACTGGGCCTGTTGTGCGCGAACACACCGATGATCGCGGGCCCCTGGCACGACGTGGCGGGCGGCGTGGACATCAGCCTGCTGGTGACCCTCGTGACGGCGGCGGTGGCCTACCCGGTACTGGTGAAGCTGTTCCCGGAACCACCGGAAGTATTCGCACCGGCTCCCACGCCGATCCGGGACGCCGTCCCGGCAGAGGCCTGA